The region GCCGTTCAGGCCTTTGGAGGGCGGGACTGCCCTGGCCGCGATTTGCAAAGCGGCTGGGCCATCGCCGGACTGTTCGCAGGAGACCTGCGCAATCGTATTGGCAAGGTTAGCGGTGCCAACGCGGTCGGTGTCATAAACGCTGATGGTGATTTCAGAGGAGTTGGTGATAGCGCGCACCATCGTCAACCGTTTGAGGACATTCATCGCGTCAATGGCGGTGAGTCTGCGTCCGCCGGTGAATTTGCCGCCCCATTTGCGCGGCAGGTCCAGGTTGGTGACCACCAGGCCCGCCACCGCATCGGATTTGATCAGGGCCATTTGTTGTTCGAGCGAGCCGCTGGACTGGGCTTTGAGCCGCACGGTGCTCATGTACCATCCAGGGGCATTGATCTGCGATACGAAGATGGCGCTGGCGACGAAACCCAGCAGGAATACAACCGCCGCGACGTAGCCGAAGGTTTTCCAGGGCGCCGAGTCGGTCCGCAGGTTGAGCATGATTCTATCGAAGGCGGGTGTCTCCGGCGCAGCGGGTCTCCTGGCGTAATATGGCGCGAGTGGTTTAGCGGGTTTCCTGAGCAGCAGCGCTAGAGCCACCGCGCCGGCCGGGGCCAGAACGAAACCGGACAAAACAAAAAGCAAGCGGGCATGCCCTGCCAGGGCATCGAGGCTGCGGTTTTGTGCTTCGACGTGGGTTTTGCAGGGGATTCCGTTGCGCGCCAGCAGGGCCAGGGTGTCATCGTCTGCCGGGGCATCAAAGCGCATGTGGTTGCGCCCGGGCAAGGTAATCCAGAGGGTTTTGACACCATTCTTGCGCTGGTACACCTCGAATTTTGCGCCTTTGCTTTCATTGATGATCCGTAGGACGGTGGTCGTTGGAATCTGTTGGACTCTCCAGGGAGTCTCCGCATAGAAGCCATAGGCACACAGACAAAAGATGATTGCCGGTACGACTGTGCCGGCGGCGACCCAGGCCACGAGGCGTTTCGGAGTCGCGTTTCGAGTGTCGGCTTCACGGAGCGGCAGATCGCGCCACCATTGCCAATGCCACCGCAACAGGGCAACGATAAGGACAAGGTAAGTCAAAACCATCCACAAACTGGCGGCCTGCCAAAAAGCCGGGTGGCGTTCGGGAGAAGGCCCTGCGACAATCAGGAGCCAGACCGGGAGAAGAACCCCCAAAAAACCAATGGCCAGCGCAGCCCAGAATTGAAGGAGATGGTGTGCCTGAGCATCAGACTGCCGGCCAGCCCGGCCCATAGCAACCCCCAGCCCTGCACCCAGGAGCGAGAGCAAACCCAAAGCCAGAAAGGCCACTGTAGCTTGTGTCATAGACCCGGACCATTCTATCCAGACAGCTAACCGCCCTTGCAACCGGCCATTGTGTTTAGCACGCTGGGGCAAAGAGTCAAGAGAATTATGAAGGCGAGAAATTATGAAATTATGAAGGCGATTGGTTTTGTTCTAATGCACCGATTTCTAGCCCTTTCTATCCCAGCAACGCGCTGGCCTCGCGCATTAATCGGGCGATGGGGAGCCGCTGGGGGCACACCGCCTCGGCGGCGGTATAATCCACGTTGCCAGCCGGGCGCGCCAGGCCTGCAAAGGTTTCTTGCGCCAGGCCGGGGTCTCCATAAATCCGGTGGTACATCAAGCAACGTAGCGCGTCGCCAATCGGGGCGCGGCCAGCGGCCGGTTCACAGAGGTGTGTGCACCCGGCGCAGAACTGGGAATGAGTTTCCAAGGCGTAACGGTGTAACGCCGCGCGGTCGGCAGCCGTCAGTTTTGTTTTGTCATGAGCGGCGGCGACGTTGGATTCGAGGACAGTGACGCTGGACATCTGTGAGCAAATGGCGGCGATTTGGGAATTATCCCATACCGCTTTCAGCTTGGCTTGCTTATCGGTGAAGCCGCGTTTGATGAAATGTCCGCCCAATTTGAGGTCGGCAGCGGTCTCGGCGCGCAGGGGGCCGCCGCCCTGGGTTTTCATAGCGGTCAAGCCGATGCCCGCGTTGGCGCAGGCCTCGGTGGCGGCGCGCATGTTGTTGGTGCTCATCAGGCGGAAGTCGTACTTGAGCATGATGCCGTCAATCCAGCCGAGCTTGGCCGCAGCCTGCAAGCTGTTCTCCATGTTCCCGTGGGTGCTGAAGCCGAAGAAGCGGATTTTGTTCGAGGCCTTGGCTTTCTCGGCCCAGGCCTTTACGTCCGGGGTCAGGTCCTCGCCGCGCCCAATGCCGTGGAGGAAATAAAGGTCGATGTAATCCGTCTTCATGCGCCGCAGAGATTCCTCGAGCATCTCGCTCAGGCGCGCCGGGTCGTGAG is a window of Verrucomicrobiia bacterium DNA encoding:
- a CDS encoding prepilin-type N-terminal cleavage/methylation domain-containing protein; amino-acid sequence: MTQATVAFLALGLLSLLGAGLGVAMGRAGRQSDAQAHHLLQFWAALAIGFLGVLLPVWLLIVAGPSPERHPAFWQAASLWMVLTYLVLIVALLRWHWQWWRDLPLREADTRNATPKRLVAWVAAGTVVPAIIFCLCAYGFYAETPWRVQQIPTTTVLRIINESKGAKFEVYQRKNGVKTLWITLPGRNHMRFDAPADDDTLALLARNGIPCKTHVEAQNRSLDALAGHARLLFVLSGFVLAPAGAVALALLLRKPAKPLAPYYARRPAAPETPAFDRIMLNLRTDSAPWKTFGYVAAVVFLLGFVASAIFVSQINAPGWYMSTVRLKAQSSGSLEQQMALIKSDAVAGLVVTNLDLPRKWGGKFTGGRRLTAIDAMNVLKRLTMVRAITNSSEITISVYDTDRVGTANLANTIAQVSCEQSGDGPAALQIAARAVPPSKGLNGNIRLILMIAGGILSVLLGLAIGIPAAIVRAWSRSRNGAQPVLRPAHASSAAFTLIELLVVIAIISILAALLFPALSRGKQKAQGVYCLNNGRQLMTAMTVYVGDNKDLFPPNPDDGNTVTGHNWCGGQAGQGGRDQFDPDLLSNPKRSLLAPYLNGNTSVFHCPGDRRTGYYQGSDPALLGRIVSAARTFSMSQAVGTICQGFDAGASTGAWTPHVGAPTLPVNGPWLNDQRTHRRDTPWRTYGKFSAIAAPGPAMLWVLVDEDARGLNDAAFAFGMEESMWIDAPGTYHSGGCGFAFADGHSESHRWLSPSPKQVRAGTANPQDTQDWLWMRDRTSAHISGSMPPPH
- a CDS encoding aldo/keto reductase, giving the protein METKNVTRRDFIKIASAAGVGSVLSTGQVLAQVAAEPAPATLPARAFGKTGVKVPMLALGGIFDIVANQLVLQRALDFGVTYWDTANGYTNGNSEKGIGMYFEKHPEVRKGIFLVSKAGTHDPARLSEMLEESLRRMKTDYIDLYFLHGIGRGEDLTPDVKAWAEKAKASNKIRFFGFSTHGNMENSLQAAAKLGWIDGIMLKYDFRLMSTNNMRAATEACANAGIGLTAMKTQGGGPLRAETAADLKLGGHFIKRGFTDKQAKLKAVWDNSQIAAICSQMSSVTVLESNVAAAHDKTKLTAADRAALHRYALETHSQFCAGCTHLCEPAAGRAPIGDALRCLMYHRIYGDPGLAQETFAGLARPAGNVDYTAAEAVCPQRLPIARLMREASALLG